A genomic segment from Deltaproteobacteria bacterium encodes:
- a CDS encoding TIGR02266 family protein — protein sequence MTDGADENDGRQAAGAEDDRRGDPRQPIELKVEYKRLNKFFADYTKNICKGGTFIRTAKPLDVGTQFVFKLYVPKLDEPLRLHGEVKWIVRAEDIDMSLPPERRPEPGMGIRFLYADERERDRLESVVERLMVDSLGRLLSSKLLGKTGPRGDGPK from the coding sequence ATGACGGACGGCGCCGACGAAAACGACGGGAGGCAGGCCGCCGGCGCCGAGGACGACCGGCGGGGCGATCCTCGCCAGCCGATCGAACTGAAGGTCGAGTACAAACGCCTCAACAAGTTCTTCGCCGACTACACGAAGAACATCTGCAAGGGCGGTACGTTCATTCGCACGGCGAAGCCGCTCGACGTCGGCACCCAGTTCGTGTTCAAGCTGTACGTCCCCAAGCTGGACGAGCCGCTGCGCCTGCACGGCGAGGTCAAGTGGATCGTGCGCGCCGAGGACATCGACATGTCGCTTCCGCCCGAACGCCGGCCGGAGCCGGGCATGGGCATCCGCTTTTTGTACGCGGACGAGCGCGAGCGCGACCGGCTCGAATCCGTCGTGGAACGCCTGATGGTCGACAGCCTCGGTCGGTTGTTGTCGTCCAAGCTCCTGGGCAAAACGGGGCCGCGCGGTGACGGGCCCAAGTGA